Proteins encoded within one genomic window of Kibdelosporangium phytohabitans:
- a CDS encoding acyl-CoA dehydrogenase family protein has translation MTTTTTQPDRTAQEVVARAEAIAAKLVDRQAETEERTYYAPETHDEFVEAGLYRLLVPRRYGGLELGAETFARVCMAITRGCPSSGWLYMFGAAHSLVVGSLFGDQAQRELFAVGDFICPATVAPSGSATRVDGGWVVNGTWRYCSGAPYATHFMGHTLVQQGNGHEPTPLMFVVPRESWRLENDWGAQLGLRGSGSHGITVTDAFVPEHHTREGFLSMVDATADLPGRALHSPEYGGGPLSFMLLELGILAVGMAKGALDAYADLMRSRTTMFMPIVPRTEDPDFQFRYGEATGMIAAAEAAVIDAVRQWSDLAARGGAAITRAEELRLALIGREAVRLCWRAVEGQLFPTAGSSSIRSGERFERVWRDMSMLHSHAGLGTFLASMANRELAKAHFGLL, from the coding sequence ATGACAACGACCACTACCCAGCCTGATCGCACCGCACAAGAGGTGGTGGCGCGGGCCGAGGCGATCGCGGCGAAACTCGTCGACCGGCAGGCCGAGACCGAGGAACGCACCTACTACGCGCCGGAGACCCACGACGAGTTCGTCGAGGCCGGGCTGTACCGGCTGCTGGTGCCGCGCCGCTACGGCGGTCTCGAACTCGGCGCCGAGACCTTCGCCCGGGTCTGCATGGCCATCACGCGCGGCTGCCCGTCCAGCGGCTGGTTGTACATGTTCGGTGCGGCGCACTCACTCGTGGTCGGCTCGCTGTTCGGTGACCAGGCGCAGCGGGAACTGTTCGCGGTCGGCGACTTCATCTGCCCGGCGACGGTCGCGCCCAGCGGCAGTGCCACCCGTGTGGACGGTGGCTGGGTGGTCAACGGGACCTGGCGGTACTGCTCCGGTGCTCCCTACGCGACCCACTTCATGGGCCACACCCTTGTCCAGCAAGGAAACGGGCACGAGCCCACGCCGCTGATGTTCGTGGTCCCGCGTGAGTCGTGGCGGTTGGAGAACGACTGGGGCGCCCAGCTCGGCCTGCGCGGCAGCGGGTCGCACGGCATCACCGTGACCGACGCGTTCGTTCCCGAGCACCACACCCGCGAAGGCTTCCTGAGCATGGTCGACGCGACCGCCGACCTGCCGGGCAGGGCGCTGCACAGCCCGGAGTACGGCGGCGGCCCGCTCAGCTTCATGCTGCTCGAACTCGGCATCCTCGCGGTCGGCATGGCCAAGGGCGCGCTGGACGCGTACGCCGACCTGATGCGGTCGCGCACGACGATGTTCATGCCGATCGTGCCGCGCACCGAGGACCCCGACTTCCAGTTCCGGTACGGCGAAGCGACCGGGATGATCGCGGCGGCCGAGGCCGCGGTGATCGACGCCGTCCGGCAGTGGAGCGACCTCGCCGCCCGCGGCGGGGCCGCCATCACCAGGGCCGAGGAGCTGCGGCTGGCGCTCATCGGCCGGGAAGCCGTGCGGCTGTGCTGGCGCGCGGTCGAGGGCCAGCTGTTCCCCACCGCCGGGTCCAGCTCGATCCGTTCCGGCGAACGGTTCGAGCGCGTCTGGCGTGACATGTCGATGCTGCACAGCCACGCCGGGCTGGGCACGTTCCTCGCCTCCATGGCCAACCGCGAACTCGCCAAGGCCCACTTCGGACTCCTCTGA
- a CDS encoding cytochrome P450 family protein: protein MNANRCPVLDSSGRGIHEDAAKLRDQGPAVKVELPGGVHAWWVNRYDIAKQMLASPDVTKSARAHWPAFQKGEISPGWELISWVAMDNISTTHGADHLRLRRLIAKAFTGRRVEQLRPQVTGLVTMLLDGVENAAAASGGEVDLREQFCYPLPALLVANLIGMKDEQRRQAAIAMDRMADIDITPEEAAGILAGWRASMEDLIADKRANPAEDIATDLIAVRDDENGGAKLSDQELCDTLFAILGAGSETTINFLDNAVSALLTHPEQLALVRSGEASWSDVIEETLRVQCPLASLPLRFAVRDVEFGGLTIKQGEPILINYAALGRDPSLHGETAAEFDITRQSKEHVSFGHGPHYCLGAGIARLVAGIGLPSLFERFPDLHLAVEPHELQPLPTFIMNGHTTLPVRLRAAAAVNA, encoded by the coding sequence ATGAACGCCAACCGTTGCCCGGTACTCGACAGCAGTGGCCGGGGCATCCACGAGGACGCCGCCAAGCTCCGCGACCAGGGGCCCGCGGTCAAGGTCGAACTGCCGGGCGGGGTGCACGCCTGGTGGGTCAACCGCTACGACATCGCCAAACAGATGCTGGCGTCCCCCGACGTCACCAAGAGCGCGCGGGCGCACTGGCCTGCGTTCCAGAAGGGCGAGATCTCCCCAGGCTGGGAGCTGATCAGCTGGGTGGCGATGGACAACATCTCGACCACGCACGGCGCCGACCACCTGCGGCTGCGGCGGTTGATCGCCAAGGCGTTCACCGGCCGCCGCGTCGAGCAGCTGCGCCCGCAGGTGACCGGCCTGGTGACCATGCTGCTCGACGGCGTGGAGAACGCCGCGGCGGCGTCGGGCGGCGAGGTCGACCTGCGTGAGCAGTTCTGCTACCCGCTGCCGGCGCTGCTGGTGGCCAACCTGATCGGGATGAAGGACGAGCAGCGCCGCCAGGCCGCGATCGCGATGGACCGGATGGCCGACATCGACATCACCCCCGAGGAGGCCGCGGGCATCCTGGCCGGGTGGCGCGCCTCGATGGAGGACCTGATCGCGGACAAGCGGGCCAACCCCGCCGAGGACATCGCCACCGACCTGATCGCCGTGCGCGACGACGAGAACGGTGGCGCGAAGCTGTCCGACCAGGAGCTCTGCGACACGCTCTTCGCCATCCTCGGCGCGGGCTCGGAGACCACGATCAACTTCCTGGACAACGCCGTCAGCGCGCTGCTGACCCACCCGGAGCAGCTCGCGCTCGTGCGCTCCGGCGAGGCCAGCTGGAGCGACGTGATCGAGGAGACGCTGCGGGTGCAGTGCCCGCTGGCCAGCCTGCCGCTGCGGTTCGCGGTGCGCGACGTCGAGTTCGGCGGCCTGACCATCAAGCAGGGCGAGCCGATCCTGATCAACTACGCCGCGCTCGGCCGTGACCCGTCGCTGCACGGCGAGACCGCGGCCGAGTTCGACATCACCAGGCAGAGCAAGGAACACGTGTCGTTCGGGCACGGCCCGCACTACTGCCTCGGCGCGGGCATCGCCCGGCTGGTCGCGGGCATCGGCCTGCCGTCGCTGTTCGAGCGGTTCCCCGACCTGCACCTGGCGGTCGAGCCGCACGAGCTGCAGCCGTTGCCCACGTTCATCATGAACGGCCACACCACGCTGCCGGTCCGGCTGCGGGCGGCCGCGGCCGTGAACGCCTGA
- a CDS encoding TIGR03560 family F420-dependent LLM class oxidoreductase has translation MRIGLELGAFAWPGGPAAIGETVARFARVADEAGYVSLSTGDHVWQGFNAGGEHQPYLECFTTLAVLAANSRRCRISPVVAGVHFRHPAVLAKTITTLDLLSGGRAGVGLGVGWNADEATGSGIPFPSVATRFEMLDETLRILLAYWTGAEGTDKAFHGKHYQLDRVLGVPQSLTRPHPPILLGGGGEKTLRLVAKYADACNLYPTPEMPAQLARLREICAETGRDYDRIEKTCCLPFDVADGSGTGELLDTLHQLGEQGIQTVIGIVATADPVRQIELIGEKVLPSLSDDQ, from the coding sequence GTGCGGATCGGACTGGAACTGGGTGCATTCGCGTGGCCGGGTGGCCCGGCCGCCATCGGGGAGACGGTCGCGCGGTTCGCCCGCGTGGCCGACGAGGCCGGGTACGTGTCGCTGAGCACGGGCGACCACGTCTGGCAGGGCTTCAACGCGGGTGGCGAGCACCAGCCGTACCTCGAGTGCTTCACCACGCTCGCGGTGCTGGCGGCCAACTCCCGGCGCTGCCGGATCTCGCCGGTGGTGGCGGGCGTGCACTTCCGGCACCCGGCTGTGCTGGCCAAGACGATCACCACTTTGGACCTGTTGTCCGGCGGCCGGGCGGGCGTCGGCCTCGGCGTCGGCTGGAACGCCGACGAGGCAACGGGTTCCGGGATCCCGTTCCCTTCGGTGGCGACCAGGTTCGAGATGCTCGACGAGACGCTGCGGATCCTGCTGGCGTACTGGACGGGCGCGGAAGGAACGGACAAAGCCTTCCACGGCAAGCACTACCAGCTCGACCGGGTGCTCGGCGTGCCGCAGAGCCTGACCCGGCCGCACCCGCCGATCCTGCTCGGCGGCGGTGGCGAGAAGACACTGCGGCTGGTGGCCAAGTACGCCGACGCGTGCAACCTGTACCCCACCCCGGAGATGCCCGCGCAGCTCGCCCGGCTGCGGGAGATCTGCGCGGAGACCGGGCGGGACTACGACCGGATCGAGAAGACCTGCTGCCTGCCGTTCGACGTGGCCGACGGCAGCGGCACGGGCGAACTGCTCGACACGCTGCACCAGCTCGGCGAGCAGGGCATCCAGACCGTGATCGGCATCGTCGCGACGGCCGACCCGGTCAGGCAGATCGAGCTCATCGGCGAGAAGGTGCTGCCCAGCCTGAGCGACGACCAGTAG
- a CDS encoding acyl-CoA dehydrogenase family protein, whose product MNESQNVEDNVTKIGFPSRQQLVRKASEIVPLLRKHAPWSEENRRLHDEVIEAMTDAGVFRLRKPKRYDGYEVDTSTLVEVLSELGRGDGSASWVATVYQIPGWMACMFPDEVQDEVFADPDVRVCGTLSPTAMAAPKDGGMVVNGKWQFISGAHHSQWQEIIAILIPEEGEPYPVMGLVPMSDLLIVDDWHTSGLRGTGSVSTVANDVFVPRERILPLPVALNGEPVSQRSAESKAYRVPLLPVAAASSIGPILGIGKAAREAFFKRLPGRKITYTDYENQAAAPLTHLQAAEASMKLDEADFHAQRLATLVDTKGNEGAQWKTEERVLARADMGQAVRLVREAVDIFATASGGTSIYSDVPIQRIARDVHAVYQHALMHPNTNAELYGRVLCGLAPNSLYI is encoded by the coding sequence GTGAACGAATCGCAGAACGTGGAGGACAACGTGACGAAGATCGGGTTCCCGTCGCGGCAGCAACTGGTCCGCAAGGCGTCCGAGATCGTGCCGCTGCTGCGCAAGCACGCGCCGTGGTCGGAGGAGAACCGGCGGCTGCACGACGAGGTCATCGAGGCGATGACCGACGCGGGCGTGTTCCGGCTGCGCAAGCCCAAGCGCTACGACGGGTACGAAGTGGACACCAGCACGCTCGTCGAGGTGCTGTCGGAACTCGGCCGCGGTGACGGCTCGGCGAGCTGGGTCGCGACCGTGTACCAGATCCCCGGCTGGATGGCCTGCATGTTCCCCGACGAGGTGCAGGACGAGGTGTTCGCCGACCCGGACGTGCGGGTCTGCGGCACGCTGAGCCCGACCGCGATGGCCGCGCCCAAGGACGGCGGCATGGTCGTCAACGGCAAGTGGCAGTTCATCAGCGGCGCACACCACAGCCAGTGGCAGGAGATCATCGCGATCCTCATCCCCGAGGAGGGCGAGCCGTACCCGGTGATGGGCCTCGTGCCGATGTCGGACCTGCTCATCGTGGACGACTGGCACACGTCGGGCCTGCGCGGCACGGGCAGCGTGAGCACGGTCGCCAACGACGTGTTCGTGCCGCGGGAGCGGATCCTGCCGTTGCCGGTCGCGCTCAACGGCGAGCCGGTGTCGCAGCGCAGCGCGGAGTCCAAGGCCTACCGGGTCCCGCTGCTGCCGGTCGCCGCCGCGTCGTCGATCGGCCCGATCCTCGGCATCGGCAAGGCGGCACGGGAGGCGTTCTTCAAGCGCCTGCCCGGCCGCAAGATCACCTACACCGACTACGAGAACCAGGCCGCCGCCCCCTTGACGCACCTGCAGGCCGCCGAGGCCTCGATGAAGCTGGACGAGGCCGATTTCCACGCACAGCGCCTCGCCACCCTGGTCGACACGAAGGGCAACGAGGGTGCGCAGTGGAAGACCGAGGAGCGCGTCCTGGCGCGTGCCGACATGGGTCAGGCGGTGCGTCTCGTACGGGAGGCGGTGGACATCTTCGCCACGGCGAGCGGCGGCACGTCGATCTACAGCGACGTCCCGATCCAGCGGATCGCCCGTGACGTCCACGCGGTCTACCAGCACGCGCTGATGCACCCGAACACCAACGCCGAGCTGTACGGCCGCGTGCTGTGCGGCCTCGCCCCGAACTCGCTCTACATCTGA
- a CDS encoding SgcJ/EcaC family oxidoreductase: MSVSAELVTEPADADKAAIAALTQKVVAAWAYNDAEKFADTFIENGTMILAGVFCRNREEVRQYMTEAYKGRYKGTQVTGKPISMRTLGDNAAILLSRGGVLEAGETETNDKQAIHASWVAVRHGSEWRLAAYQNTPVHSI, translated from the coding sequence ATGAGTGTGAGCGCTGAGCTCGTCACTGAGCCCGCCGACGCGGACAAGGCCGCGATCGCGGCGCTGACCCAGAAAGTGGTCGCCGCGTGGGCGTACAACGACGCGGAGAAGTTCGCCGACACGTTCATCGAGAACGGCACCATGATCCTCGCCGGTGTGTTCTGCCGCAACCGCGAGGAAGTGCGCCAGTACATGACCGAGGCGTACAAGGGCCGCTACAAGGGCACGCAGGTGACCGGCAAGCCGATCAGCATGCGCACGCTGGGCGACAACGCGGCGATCCTGCTCTCCCGCGGTGGCGTGCTGGAGGCAGGCGAGACCGAGACCAACGACAAGCAGGCCATCCACGCCTCGTGGGTCGCCGTGCGGCACGGCTCGGAGTGGCGGCTGGCCGCGTACCAGAACACCCCTGTCCACAGTATTTGA
- a CDS encoding FAD-dependent oxidoreductase, translated as MSTRAVVLGGSMAGLLAARVLAETFTEVLVVDRDKLLGVAEPRRGVPQGKHIHGLLARGHQILDELFDGFTQDALAEGALTGDLGEHRWFFAGREAAKAVTGMKYISATRPVLESFVRARVASLGNVKFLEQHDIVGLAATPDKSRITGARVHSGSEATLDADLVVDATGRGSRTPAWLAELGYARPAEEQVKIDFSYTTRIYRLPDPSVMNGVKSVNPLPSPLTRRSAFFSAMENGKWVLSVGGVLGDRAPTDPDGFLDYVRSLPTRDIYEVVKDAEPITEAVNFRYPVSIRPRYDKLTRMPAGFIVLGDAACSFNPVYGQGMTVAAQEALVLREHVRRGVPDPLEFQRAIAKVIDVPWGISAGGDLSFPEVEGKRPLQVRVLNGYMAKVMAAATKDPVVLSAFMRVAGLVDPPQALLKPPMLLRVLRQAR; from the coding sequence ATGAGTACCCGCGCTGTTGTGCTTGGCGGGAGCATGGCCGGGCTGCTCGCGGCGCGGGTGCTGGCCGAGACGTTCACCGAGGTGCTGGTGGTCGACCGGGACAAGCTGCTCGGCGTGGCCGAGCCCCGGCGCGGTGTCCCGCAGGGCAAGCACATCCACGGCCTGCTGGCCCGCGGCCACCAGATCCTCGACGAGCTGTTCGACGGCTTCACCCAGGACGCGCTGGCCGAGGGCGCGCTGACCGGCGACCTCGGTGAGCACCGGTGGTTCTTCGCCGGGCGTGAGGCGGCCAAGGCCGTCACCGGCATGAAGTACATCTCGGCCACCCGGCCCGTGCTGGAGAGTTTCGTGCGGGCCAGGGTGGCGTCGCTGGGCAACGTGAAGTTCCTGGAGCAGCACGACATCGTCGGGCTGGCCGCCACACCGGACAAGTCCAGGATCACCGGCGCGCGGGTGCACTCGGGATCCGAGGCGACGCTGGACGCGGACCTGGTGGTCGACGCCACCGGCCGCGGCTCGCGCACCCCGGCGTGGCTGGCCGAACTGGGCTACGCGCGCCCGGCCGAGGAACAGGTCAAGATCGATTTCAGCTACACCACCAGGATCTACCGGTTGCCGGACCCGTCGGTGATGAACGGCGTCAAGTCGGTCAACCCGTTGCCGTCCCCCCTGACTCGCCGCAGCGCGTTCTTCTCGGCGATGGAGAACGGCAAATGGGTGCTGTCGGTCGGCGGTGTGCTCGGCGACCGCGCGCCCACCGACCCGGACGGATTCCTCGACTACGTGAGGTCCCTGCCGACACGGGACATCTACGAGGTCGTCAAGGACGCCGAGCCGATCACCGAAGCGGTCAACTTCCGTTACCCCGTCAGCATCCGGCCGCGGTACGACAAGCTGACGCGGATGCCCGCCGGGTTCATCGTGCTCGGCGACGCCGCGTGCAGCTTCAACCCCGTCTACGGGCAGGGAATGACCGTGGCCGCCCAGGAAGCGCTGGTGCTGCGTGAGCACGTGCGGCGCGGGGTCCCGGACCCGCTGGAGTTCCAGCGGGCCATCGCCAAGGTGATCGACGTGCCGTGGGGCATCTCGGCGGGCGGCGACCTGTCCTTCCCGGAGGTCGAGGGCAAACGGCCGTTGCAGGTCCGTGTGCTCAACGGCTACATGGCCAAGGTGATGGCGGCGGCGACCAAGGACCCGGTCGTGCTGTCGGCGTTCATGCGGGTGGCCGGCCTGGTGGACCCACCGCAGGCGTTGCTCAAGCCGCCCATGCTGTTGCGCGTCCTGCGGCAGGCACGGTGA
- a CDS encoding thiamine pyrophosphate-binding protein: MTTVADAVASGLSALGVRHTFGVVGTGNVRIVAALAGTSIRYVPARHEGGTVAMADAYHRVSGEVGVCTVTYGPGLANAANALSDAVRNRSAVVLLCGAPKAQRYIDIDQETLVASLGATAVSLTDPTDVTVTLSHAFRLARSEHRAVVLFLPVDLLGSPAEPQRAVAATRPTTGAPPPVVDELAERLTAARRPLLLAGLGAWRAGAGPAIAGLADRCGGLLANTLLAKGIFGTNPRSLGVGGSLASPVAAKLIGDADLVIAFGTSLGEWTTHGGRLFSRDTVVAQVDTRAEQISPRTDLAVTGDARAVALALNRVVRAAPTSDWRTRVADQLELASWDQQAYADQSTADRIDPRTLTMALTDLLPGNRILVTDGGHFICWPGMYWPVADPSSFVFTGVAVQSIGMGFAGATGAAAARPGHTVVLAAGDGGALMGLSELETLIRTAGSALVVVYDDAAYGAEVHMFAGLDASAGTIFTDTDFAGLATSLGARAAVVRTTADLDVVRRWRDGGCAGTLLLDCKVVRDVVSEHMVEMVRPVATTPATAPEPA, from the coding sequence GTGACAACCGTCGCCGACGCGGTCGCGAGCGGATTGTCAGCACTCGGGGTCCGGCACACGTTCGGCGTGGTCGGCACGGGCAACGTCCGTATCGTGGCCGCGCTGGCCGGTACCAGCATCCGTTACGTCCCGGCGCGACATGAAGGCGGCACGGTGGCGATGGCCGACGCGTACCACCGTGTCAGCGGTGAGGTCGGCGTCTGCACGGTCACCTACGGGCCCGGTTTGGCCAACGCTGCCAACGCATTGTCAGACGCCGTGCGCAATCGCAGCGCGGTGGTGCTGCTGTGCGGCGCGCCCAAGGCCCAGCGTTACATCGACATCGACCAGGAAACGCTCGTCGCGTCGCTCGGTGCCACCGCGGTGAGCCTCACCGACCCGACGGACGTGACGGTCACTCTCAGTCACGCCTTCCGGCTGGCCCGGTCCGAGCACCGGGCGGTCGTGCTGTTCCTGCCGGTCGATCTCCTCGGCTCCCCCGCCGAACCGCAACGGGCCGTCGCGGCCACCCGGCCGACGACCGGGGCTCCACCGCCCGTGGTCGACGAGCTGGCCGAGCGGCTGACGGCCGCCCGCAGGCCGTTGCTGCTGGCCGGGCTGGGCGCGTGGCGGGCGGGCGCGGGCCCCGCGATCGCCGGGCTGGCCGACCGGTGCGGTGGCCTGCTCGCCAACACGTTGCTGGCCAAGGGCATCTTCGGGACCAACCCGCGGTCGCTCGGCGTCGGCGGCAGCCTCGCGTCCCCGGTCGCGGCCAAGCTCATCGGCGACGCCGACCTGGTCATCGCGTTCGGCACCAGCCTGGGCGAGTGGACGACGCACGGCGGCAGGCTGTTCAGCCGCGACACCGTCGTCGCCCAGGTCGACACCCGGGCCGAACAGATCTCGCCGCGCACGGACCTCGCGGTCACCGGCGACGCGCGGGCCGTGGCTCTGGCGTTGAACCGGGTGGTGCGGGCGGCGCCCACCTCCGACTGGCGGACGCGGGTCGCCGACCAGCTCGAACTCGCGAGCTGGGACCAGCAGGCCTACGCCGACCAGAGCACCGCCGACCGCATCGATCCACGCACCCTGACCATGGCACTGACAGACCTGCTGCCCGGCAACCGGATCCTGGTCACCGACGGCGGGCACTTCATCTGCTGGCCGGGGATGTACTGGCCGGTCGCGGACCCGTCGTCGTTCGTGTTCACCGGCGTCGCGGTGCAGAGCATCGGCATGGGTTTCGCGGGCGCCACCGGTGCCGCCGCCGCGCGGCCCGGTCACACAGTCGTACTGGCCGCGGGCGACGGCGGCGCGCTAATGGGACTGTCCGAACTGGAGACACTGATCCGCACGGCCGGATCGGCCCTCGTCGTGGTCTACGACGACGCCGCCTACGGCGCCGAGGTCCACATGTTCGCCGGTCTCGACGCGTCCGCCGGGACGATCTTCACCGACACCGACTTCGCCGGGCTGGCCACCTCGCTCGGCGCGCGGGCCGCGGTCGTGCGCACCACAGCGGACCTCGACGTCGTGCGCCGCTGGCGCGACGGCGGCTGCGCGGGCACGTTGCTGCTGGACTGCAAAGTGGTCCGCGACGTCGTCAGCGAGCACATGGTGGAGATGGTCCGCCCCGTCGCCACCACACCCGCCACCGCGCCGGAACCGGCATGA
- a CDS encoding extracellular solute-binding protein, translating to MTTRGDNETMNRTVVEAWLADLTFPHYMDTLYARAREFEKAHPEYEVRIRGIDFHDMPATVTRAANDGSVPAIAEFYYTQSPDALDMVEPAGKPVFASVEEEVGGRDEILGEPVVLDDLEPALRANYTSYGQLRSLPTVATTYHLFTNMTILRAAGVDEVPETWQDLRTACERIAQLPDGPQHAISWANHGIPFQHALAVQGGHIADNGNGRRGRAGKVDFTSKEMLAWVSWWQQLHKDGLYHYSGEIGDWFGTFHSFAGQRTAFRFSSSNDLGSTVDAAQRAGFELAVSRFPYNADVPYHGNVVAGTSLWLADGLDPATRDGALAFMQYLANPVNAAAYHKEHSFIPVTRSAFALLEREGWFDAHPHYRAPSEQIGMMMTEGRSPAGALVGKYFEIQDILTEGMHEVLAHDVDPVQALTKAQAEAQHLLDKYLAERPFSPWR from the coding sequence ATGACCACCAGGGGAGACAACGAAACCATGAACCGCACAGTCGTCGAGGCGTGGCTGGCCGACCTGACCTTCCCGCACTACATGGACACCCTCTACGCGCGGGCGCGCGAGTTCGAGAAGGCGCACCCCGAGTACGAGGTGCGGATCCGTGGCATCGACTTCCACGACATGCCCGCCACGGTGACGCGTGCGGCCAACGACGGCTCGGTCCCCGCGATCGCGGAGTTCTACTACACCCAGAGCCCGGACGCGCTCGACATGGTCGAGCCCGCGGGCAAACCGGTGTTCGCGTCCGTCGAGGAGGAGGTCGGCGGCCGGGACGAGATCCTCGGCGAGCCGGTCGTCCTCGACGACCTCGAACCCGCGCTGCGAGCCAACTACACGTCCTACGGCCAGTTGCGGTCGCTGCCGACCGTGGCCACCACCTACCACCTGTTCACGAACATGACCATCCTGCGCGCGGCCGGTGTCGACGAGGTGCCGGAGACCTGGCAGGACCTGAGGACCGCGTGCGAACGGATCGCCCAGCTGCCGGACGGCCCGCAGCACGCGATCAGCTGGGCCAACCACGGCATCCCGTTCCAGCACGCGCTGGCCGTCCAAGGTGGACACATCGCCGACAACGGCAACGGCAGGCGCGGCCGGGCGGGCAAGGTCGACTTCACCAGCAAGGAGATGCTCGCGTGGGTGTCGTGGTGGCAGCAGCTGCACAAGGACGGCCTGTACCACTATTCGGGTGAGATCGGCGACTGGTTCGGCACGTTCCACTCGTTCGCCGGGCAGCGGACCGCGTTCCGGTTCAGCTCGTCCAACGACCTCGGCAGCACAGTGGACGCCGCCCAGCGCGCCGGTTTCGAGCTCGCGGTGTCCCGGTTCCCCTACAACGCCGACGTTCCGTACCACGGAAACGTCGTCGCGGGAACGTCGTTGTGGCTGGCCGACGGGCTCGACCCGGCCACGCGGGACGGCGCGCTGGCGTTCATGCAGTACCTGGCCAACCCGGTCAACGCCGCCGCGTACCACAAGGAACACAGTTTCATCCCGGTCACCCGGTCGGCGTTCGCCCTGCTCGAGCGGGAAGGCTGGTTCGACGCCCACCCGCACTACCGCGCGCCGAGCGAGCAGATCGGCATGATGATGACCGAGGGCCGGTCCCCGGCGGGCGCGCTGGTCGGCAAGTACTTCGAGATACAGGACATCCTCACCGAGGGGATGCACGAGGTGCTCGCGCACGACGTGGATCCCGTGCAGGCGCTGACCAAAGCACAGGCCGAGGCGCAGCACCTGCTCGACAAGTACCTCGCCGAACGCCCGTTCTCTCCCTGGCGTTAG
- a CDS encoding winged helix-turn-helix transcriptional regulator, translated as MAPRRSYGDGCATAQALDIVGERWALLIVRELLLGPKRFTDLRADLPGVSPTVLAQRLREFTREGVVHHRRMPPPMSVHIYELTEWGCKLEPVIHMLGMWALQSPTPPCSPPQSVDANVLSLRVLFDPGAARGRTLRFALNVSERSYRVCVLDGELDLARGEVHAPDATIDTDVLTLHAILHRTRSLREALDIGAIKINGDVAAVADLPVLFRPDRYRVLAG; from the coding sequence ATGGCACCCAGACGCTCCTATGGCGACGGGTGCGCGACTGCGCAGGCGCTGGACATCGTCGGCGAACGGTGGGCCTTGCTGATCGTGCGCGAGCTGCTGCTCGGCCCGAAGCGGTTCACCGACCTGCGTGCCGACCTGCCTGGCGTGAGCCCGACCGTGCTCGCCCAGCGCCTGCGGGAGTTCACCCGCGAAGGGGTCGTGCACCACCGCCGGATGCCACCGCCGATGTCCGTCCACATCTACGAACTGACCGAGTGGGGCTGCAAACTGGAGCCCGTGATCCACATGCTCGGGATGTGGGCGCTGCAGTCGCCGACTCCGCCGTGCTCGCCGCCGCAGAGCGTCGACGCCAACGTGTTGTCCCTGCGCGTCCTGTTCGACCCGGGCGCCGCCCGGGGCCGGACCCTGCGGTTCGCGCTGAACGTCAGCGAACGCAGCTACCGCGTGTGCGTGCTCGACGGCGAACTCGACTTGGCCAGGGGCGAGGTGCACGCGCCGGACGCCACGATCGACACGGACGTCCTGACGCTGCACGCCATCCTGCACCGCACCCGTTCGTTGCGCGAGGCGCTCGACATCGGGGCGATCAAGATCAACGGAGACGTTGCCGCCGTCGCCGATCTGCCAGTCCTCTTCCGCCCCGACCGGTATCGGGTGCTGGCCGGGTAG